The stretch of DNA CTTGCGCAGCCGCAGAGGCGATGAGGTGCGGCGCAGCAGCAGCTTCAGCTGCCGGGGCGTAAGGCCCGGGCATAGAGCGAGCAGCAGAGCGGCGGCTCCCGTCACATGCGAGGTTGCCATGGAGGTGCCGCTCATTTCTCTGTAGCCTTCCTTTGGCCAGCAGGAAGGCACATTTTCTCCCGGCCCGTATACGTCAATATACGAACCGCGGTTGCTGAAAGAGGCGACTCGGCGCTTGTTATCGATAGCTCCGACGGCGATTGTTTCGCTGTACCGGGCCGGGTAATCGCCTCCCCGCTTGCCGTCGTTGCCCGATGAGGCGATAATCGGGATGCCGGCGCGGTATGCTTTGATGACAACATCATGCAGCGCTTTGCTGCGGGTCTTCATTCCGAAGCTCATATTGATGAGATCGATCCGGTTCTGTACACACCAATCAATACCGAGGACAATGTCGGACACATAGGCGGAACCCGTATGGTCGAAGGCTTTGACGGGATAGATCAGGGAGCGCGGCGCCACGCCCATCATGCCCCGCGTACCGCCCGCCGCGGCGAGCGTTCCGGCGATATGCGTGCCGTGCCCGTTGTCGTCGAGCGGCAGAATGCCCCGGTGCAGCAGATTCACCCCGGAGGCGAGCGAAGCTTTAAGGTCGGGATGGAGGAAATCCGCGCCGGTATCGATGACACCGATTTTAATGTGAACGCCGGTCGATCTCGACCATGCTTGGGGAGCGCGGATCGCCTTTACGCCCCAAGGCAGGTAATGGGAAGTCCTACGCGTGGTGGAGGATGC from Paenibacillus sophorae encodes:
- a CDS encoding S8 family peptidase → MDFYEFWQAMLKEIATAPANEQRRIVTFHDPRQYAGALSQWKSLKPSRPGLRKVKVSPLIRAFVVPAAGAAKLMHKYAGALTIEEDLRIQIHSPAASSTTRRTSHYLPWGVKAIRAPQAWSRSTGVHIKIGVIDTGADFLHPDLKASLASGVNLLHRGILPLDDNGHGTHIAGTLAAAGGTRGMMGVAPRSLIYPVKAFDHTGSAYVSDIVLGIDWCVQNRIDLINMSFGMKTRSKALHDVVIKAYRAGIPIIASSGNDGKRGGDYPARYSETIAVGAIDNKRRVASFSNRGSYIDVYGPGENVPSCWPKEGYREMSGTSMATSHVTGAAALLLALCPGLTPRQLKLLLRRTSSPLRLRKGQRRAALGGGAVDAVRLLRARTRVRREAAGTGPASTG